A genomic region of Prochlorococcus marinus XMU1405 contains the following coding sequences:
- a CDS encoding Zn-dependent hydrolase, protein MSYSAGLKILEPQVINRERIQDLINSFSSIGASENGSVSRRGFSDEDIYARNFFMKTLKDSGLKIRIDTAGNIIARLDGHDNNLPPIVTGSHLDTVPKGGKYDGTLGVIAGIEIAFFLQENDIKLNRPFEIIVFADEESTMIGCKGFTGNLSLNEEDFITSNSRSIVDNLSRIGGNWLDIKSAVRIKKDIFAFLELHVEQGKVLEDGGLDIGIVNGIVGQKRITVKVTGQANHAGTTPMSNRKDALLAASKIIVGIEQIAKNTSESAVATVGKLKLHPNAANVIPGEAVFTIDMRDLDEDVIGEMSLRIENLCSEIQEVTGCVIQIEPQFEVSPTKSCSKLVRSSFHESEKLGFKTGILPSKASHDSQEIGRICPMVMIFVPSRNGLSHSYKEHTSLDQCANGIEVLLNTIFSIDKNFLDKPLMI, encoded by the coding sequence ATGAGTTATAGCGCTGGGTTAAAAATCCTAGAGCCACAGGTAATAAATAGGGAGAGAATCCAAGACTTGATAAATTCTTTTTCTTCAATCGGAGCTTCTGAGAATGGTTCTGTTTCAAGAAGAGGTTTTTCTGATGAAGATATATATGCAAGAAATTTTTTTATGAAAACCCTTAAGGACTCAGGTTTAAAAATAAGAATAGATACTGCCGGAAATATTATTGCAAGATTAGATGGGCATGATAATAATTTGCCTCCCATTGTTACTGGATCTCATCTCGACACTGTTCCAAAGGGAGGTAAGTACGACGGCACTTTAGGAGTGATTGCAGGAATTGAAATTGCTTTTTTCCTTCAGGAAAATGATATTAAATTAAATAGACCCTTTGAAATAATTGTCTTTGCTGATGAAGAATCGACAATGATTGGCTGTAAGGGCTTTACAGGAAATTTATCTTTAAACGAGGAAGATTTTATTACAAGTAATTCCCGTTCAATAGTTGATAATCTTTCTCGGATTGGTGGAAATTGGCTTGACATTAAAAGTGCGGTAAGAATTAAAAAAGATATATTCGCTTTTCTTGAATTACATGTTGAACAGGGAAAGGTCCTTGAAGATGGTGGTTTGGATATCGGAATTGTTAATGGAATAGTAGGTCAAAAAAGAATAACCGTTAAGGTTACAGGTCAGGCTAATCATGCTGGAACCACACCGATGTCAAATAGAAAGGACGCACTTTTGGCCGCCTCTAAAATTATTGTTGGCATTGAACAGATAGCTAAAAATACTTCTGAAAGTGCGGTCGCAACAGTTGGTAAATTGAAATTACATCCCAATGCGGCAAATGTTATTCCAGGAGAGGCAGTATTCACGATAGACATGAGAGATTTGGATGAAGATGTAATTGGGGAAATGAGTTTAAGAATTGAGAATCTATGTTCAGAAATTCAAGAAGTTACTGGATGCGTGATACAGATAGAACCTCAATTTGAAGTGAGTCCCACTAAGTCATGCTCTAAATTAGTGAGATCTTCATTTCATGAATCTGAAAAGTTGGGATTTAAAACTGGAATCTTACCAAGCAAAGCAAGTCATGACTCACAAGAAATAGGAAGGATCTGTCCTATGGTGATGATCTTCGTCCCAAGCAGGAATGGTCTGAGTCATTCCTACAAGGAACATACTTCTCTTGATCAATGTGCTAATGGTATTGAGGTTTTATTAAATACAATATTTTCCATTGATAAGAATTTTTTAGACAAGCCTCTAATGATATAA
- the asnB gene encoding asparagine synthase (glutamine-hydrolyzing): MCGIGGVFNKSKDKSVEPQILVNMAAIQSHRGPDGFGYKLSDDASIGFCHARLSIIDLNENRARQPFVGGAENHILMAHNGEFYDFQRIRADLVAQGVSFSSKSDSEILLRLYEKYGIDESLSYLRGEFAFSLFDAEQDCLYLVRDRFGIKPQYWIETDDSLIFGSELKVLFAHPSVERKFTGEGLVHQLMQVMVPGSTAFAGVKQVKPGYILKVKRVNNKFQITEEKFWDINFPKKNTYERDKSEKYFIENIRKELLRAVELRMVADVPVGCYLSGGIDSCSILGLASAISQKSVKAFTIGFSDERYDETSIAKEMAVATNADHEILKINGDDLYGNFEKVLWFTERSIYNTLAIAKYLMSKRVNELDYKVVMTGEGSDELFGGYPAFRKDMYTYGVGISNSESENLKENLENSNNIFKGAMLANEEISNKSFKEFLGFTPSCLQPWLACETYAKSLVSSKYKEITETYDPGAAIFGELDLEQLENRYAIDQAQYIWIKTMLEGQILTWGGDRVDMSNSMEARPAFLDHHLAEAAVAVPPELRIKDNVEKYVLREAMSGLLPESLYKREKFPFMAPPSHADKDNLSSMQEIVNEFLSPKRIREFGILDETEVNDLLNKFFSSELDASEKVQLDAIINHLLSVQILYKIFIIEDIPDKAQKMADNLGWKV, translated from the coding sequence ATGTGTGGAATAGGCGGGGTTTTTAATAAATCAAAAGATAAATCTGTTGAACCTCAGATTCTTGTAAATATGGCGGCTATTCAAAGCCATCGTGGACCTGACGGTTTTGGATATAAATTATCAGATGATGCTTCTATAGGATTCTGTCATGCGAGATTATCAATAATAGATTTAAATGAAAATCGAGCCAGACAGCCTTTTGTTGGTGGTGCCGAAAATCATATTCTGATGGCGCATAATGGTGAATTTTATGACTTTCAGAGAATCAGGGCTGATCTTGTTGCACAGGGAGTAAGCTTTTCTTCAAAAAGCGATTCGGAAATATTGCTTAGGCTTTATGAGAAATATGGCATTGATGAATCATTATCTTATCTGCGAGGAGAATTTGCCTTTTCATTGTTTGATGCAGAACAGGATTGTCTTTATCTTGTAAGAGATCGTTTTGGGATTAAACCTCAATACTGGATTGAGACCGATGATTCCTTAATATTTGGCTCTGAATTAAAAGTATTATTCGCCCATCCATCAGTTGAAAGAAAATTTACGGGTGAAGGACTGGTTCATCAATTGATGCAGGTAATGGTACCTGGCTCTACAGCATTCGCCGGTGTTAAACAAGTTAAACCCGGATATATCCTTAAGGTCAAAAGAGTAAATAACAAATTTCAGATAACAGAGGAAAAATTCTGGGATATAAATTTCCCTAAGAAAAACACTTATGAAAGAGATAAAAGTGAAAAATATTTTATTGAAAATATTAGAAAAGAATTATTGAGAGCGGTTGAATTAAGAATGGTCGCTGATGTTCCTGTCGGCTGTTATTTGTCTGGTGGAATTGATAGTTGCTCAATTTTGGGATTGGCTTCTGCTATTAGTCAAAAATCAGTAAAGGCATTCACTATTGGTTTCAGTGATGAAAGATATGATGAAACTTCGATAGCAAAAGAGATGGCTGTCGCCACAAATGCAGATCATGAGATTTTAAAAATAAATGGAGATGATCTGTATGGGAATTTTGAAAAGGTTCTATGGTTTACTGAAAGATCTATTTATAACACCCTTGCAATTGCAAAGTACCTTATGAGTAAAAGAGTGAATGAGCTCGATTATAAGGTCGTTATGACAGGAGAGGGCTCAGATGAATTGTTTGGAGGCTATCCCGCTTTTAGAAAAGATATGTATACCTATGGGGTCGGAATTTCTAATTCAGAATCTGAGAATCTTAAAGAAAATCTGGAAAATTCAAATAATATTTTCAAGGGCGCGATGCTAGCTAATGAAGAGATAAGTAATAAATCTTTCAAGGAATTTTTAGGATTTACGCCAAGTTGCCTTCAACCTTGGCTTGCATGTGAAACTTATGCGAAAAGTTTAGTCTCAAGTAAATATAAAGAGATAACGGAAACTTATGATCCAGGGGCGGCAATTTTTGGAGAACTTGACCTTGAGCAGTTAGAAAATAGATACGCAATTGATCAGGCTCAGTACATTTGGATAAAGACTATGCTTGAGGGCCAAATTCTCACATGGGGTGGAGATAGAGTAGACATGTCAAATTCAATGGAAGCCAGACCTGCATTTTTAGATCATCACCTAGCTGAAGCTGCCGTTGCTGTCCCCCCTGAATTAAGGATTAAAGACAATGTCGAGAAGTATGTTTTAAGAGAAGCCATGTCAGGATTGCTGCCTGAATCACTATATAAACGTGAAAAATTTCCTTTCATGGCCCCCCCTTCCCATGCAGATAAAGATAATTTAAGTTCTATGCAGGAAATAGTGAATGAATTTTTAAGTCCTAAGAGGATAAGAGAATTTGGAATCTTGGATGAAACAGAAGTAAATGATTTGCTGAATAAATTTTTTAGTTCAGAGCTTGATGCCTCAGAAAAAGTACAATTGGATGCAATAATCAATCATCTTTTAAGCGTTCAGATCTTATATAAGATTTTTATAATTGAGGATATCCCTGATAAGGCTCAAAAGATGGCTGATAATTTAGGCTGGAAAGTTTGA
- a CDS encoding aspartate/ornithine carbamoyltransferase family protein: protein MGSYKVRTLHREKSFSFSRIGPDIYGSTHPQNLLSEIKERAEFLYELLDRHVISIDPFSKDCLLQLFRLAAKFESNPNRYISHNSPLKGKILINAFYEPSTRTRLSFDSAWHRLGGDSINITDKSSTGIAKGETHLDIAHMFNNYGDCVVLRESDNEAIFEMIKSLRIPIINAGNGIDEHPTQAMSDLYTIFKWRPYLVNKSIDDSEKITIGIIGVPSRMRTVRSLLKLFCKFPYFIKKIIVIYDDKFIDQKDLFDEGQLEQLIESDLKIELETDMQKVLPSLDVTYINAIAWVGDNYEVHGSAFKLHSELPFKKDSIILHPLARGPELSTSLDQTSKNWYFAQSRGAVFVRMALLTCLMDRTTRVMDVV from the coding sequence TTGGGATCATATAAAGTAAGAACCTTACATAGGGAAAAATCATTTTCTTTTTCAAGAATCGGACCTGATATTTACGGCTCCACTCATCCTCAGAATTTATTATCTGAAATAAAGGAAAGAGCGGAATTTCTATATGAGTTATTGGACAGGCATGTAATTTCCATAGACCCCTTCAGTAAAGATTGTCTTCTACAACTTTTCAGGCTGGCTGCAAAATTCGAAAGTAACCCAAACAGATATATTTCCCATAATAGTCCCCTCAAGGGAAAGATACTCATAAATGCCTTCTATGAACCAAGCACCAGAACAAGATTATCGTTTGACAGCGCATGGCACAGACTAGGTGGTGACTCAATAAATATCACCGATAAAAGTTCTACTGGAATTGCCAAGGGAGAAACCCATTTGGATATTGCTCATATGTTTAATAATTACGGTGACTGCGTTGTCCTAAGAGAAAGTGACAATGAGGCGATCTTTGAAATGATAAAATCTTTGAGAATTCCAATAATAAATGCTGGTAATGGAATCGATGAACATCCCACTCAGGCGATGTCTGATCTTTATACGATTTTTAAATGGAGACCTTATCTCGTTAACAAATCTATTGATGATAGTGAAAAAATAACCATTGGTATCATCGGAGTTCCATCACGTATGAGAACAGTCAGATCTCTTCTAAAATTATTCTGTAAGTTCCCATATTTCATAAAAAAAATTATTGTAATTTACGATGACAAATTTATTGATCAGAAAGATCTATTTGATGAAGGGCAGTTAGAACAACTTATTGAATCTGATCTAAAGATTGAGCTGGAGACGGATATGCAAAAAGTATTGCCTTCCCTAGACGTTACCTATATAAATGCAATTGCATGGGTGGGAGATAATTATGAGGTTCATGGAAGTGCATTTAAATTGCACAGTGAGTTGCCATTTAAAAAAGATTCCATAATATTGCATCCTCTCGCTCGTGGTCCTGAATTATCAACATCACTGGATCAGACCTCAAAAAATTGGTATTTTGCTCAGTCAAGAGGAGCGGTATTTGTAAGAATGGCATTACTTACCTGTCTGATGGATAGAACAACAAGAGTGATGGATGTCGTTTAA
- a CDS encoding (2Fe-2S) ferredoxin domain-containing protein: protein MTKWVNKHLLLCATPTKQKCFKGTEGQKTWECLKKTLKKFENDPSTKNVHILRSKADCLRVCKNGPILLIWPDGIWYEKVSPEKISEIFTSHIINGKPIEKWIFKKTPFLNSPRYS from the coding sequence ATGACAAAATGGGTAAATAAACACCTTCTACTATGCGCAACACCCACAAAACAGAAATGCTTTAAAGGCACTGAAGGTCAAAAAACATGGGAATGTCTGAAAAAGACTTTAAAAAAATTTGAGAATGATCCCTCTACAAAAAACGTTCATATCTTAAGATCAAAAGCTGACTGTTTAAGGGTATGTAAGAACGGCCCAATTCTTCTTATTTGGCCTGATGGTATTTGGTATGAGAAAGTTTCTCCAGAAAAAATTTCTGAAATTTTTACCTCACATATTATTAATGGTAAGCCAATAGAAAAATGGATTTTCAAAAAAACACCATTTTTAAATAGTCCTAGATACTCATAA
- a CDS encoding YheT family hydrolase → MELGRNNSISFSFSDYVKNRPFREVLPWIGGDLQTLRDTFVIDFGKSKKNKKIFFPINKILSKKFECDYLLGFLELPENLKSLRGFVIVTHGLGGSTKRFGLRRISRKLANNGFGVLKLNLRGSGSARYLAKGNYCAKCSSDVISAINYFKKLINLEFKDLMKKNNNLPIYGVGLSLGGTILLNACLDYDKNKGEKLLDGLACVSTPLDLSSCSLCIEKPRNSIYQKWLLHRLKNQLWDGFNDEGKLLDNEKLRIKIRNLKSIREFDQKFTAPSWGFNSLEDYYIKASPIFRIQNSIKKLPPMLFIHAKDDPWVPYKETLNLRKESIDKFTIFITEKGGHNGFHSINGCWSDEVVKNWFMSI, encoded by the coding sequence TTGGAGTTGGGGAGAAATAATAGTATATCTTTTAGTTTTTCAGATTACGTAAAAAATAGGCCATTTCGAGAAGTCTTACCTTGGATAGGTGGCGACTTACAAACTTTGAGAGATACTTTTGTTATTGATTTTGGTAAATCAAAAAAAAATAAAAAAATATTCTTTCCGATTAATAAAATTCTTTCTAAAAAATTTGAATGTGATTATCTTTTAGGTTTTTTAGAATTACCTGAAAATTTAAAATCACTTAGGGGTTTTGTAATCGTTACACATGGTTTAGGGGGCTCAACTAAACGGTTTGGTTTAAGAAGAATATCTAGGAAATTAGCAAATAATGGTTTTGGAGTTCTTAAATTAAATCTAAGAGGATCTGGATCAGCGAGATATTTAGCTAAAGGAAATTATTGTGCTAAATGTTCCAGTGATGTTATTTCAGCAATTAATTATTTTAAAAAATTGATTAATTTAGAGTTCAAAGATCTTATGAAAAAGAATAATAATCTTCCAATTTACGGAGTTGGATTATCTTTAGGTGGAACAATTCTTTTAAATGCCTGCCTAGATTACGATAAAAACAAAGGAGAAAAACTTTTAGATGGCCTTGCCTGCGTGAGTACCCCTTTAGATTTATCTTCATGCAGTCTCTGTATTGAAAAACCTAGAAATTCTATCTACCAGAAATGGTTACTTCACCGCTTAAAAAATCAGTTATGGGATGGATTTAATGATGAAGGCAAACTCCTCGATAACGAGAAATTAAGAATAAAAATTAGAAATTTAAAAAGTATAAGAGAATTTGATCAGAAATTTACAGCTCCTAGTTGGGGATTTAATTCTTTAGAAGATTATTATATTAAAGCTTCTCCAATATTTAGAATCCAAAACTCAATTAAAAAATTACCTCCAATGCTTTTTATTCATGCCAAGGATGATCCCTGGGTTCCATATAAGGAAACTTTGAATTTAAGAAAAGAATCTATTGATAAATTTACTATTTTTATAACTGAAAAAGGAGGTCATAATGGTTTTCATTCGATTAATGGCTGCTGGTCAGACGAAGTCGTAAAGAACTGGTTTATGAGTATCTAG
- a CDS encoding NAD(P)(+) transhydrogenase (Re/Si-specific) subunit beta: MNLPVIIKFVIDLLAVLLLALGIKGLSKVKSARDANRLAAFAMSLSVVGLLSYYLGTSGIAIQSWIWIIIGSIIGSFFGAILAKKVPMTSMPETVALFNGCGGMSSLLVALGVAIFPISNSVKNLDFFKSLINEVSISVSIFVGAITFTGSIVAMAKLQGWLSTPGWTQSKVRHFVNIVFAVASLIAFFDLINGNTSSIWLLVIVSSLLGIGVTLPIGGADMPVVISLLNSYSGIAAAAAGFVVDSQLLIVAGAMVGAAGLILTQVMCKGMNRSLVSVLFGGSLSAQSTASSGSGEYTNITSCSVEECALTLEAANKVIIVPGYGLAVAQAQHTLREVTKKLEQNGIEVVYAIHPVAGRMPGHMNVLLAEADVPYEQLKEMDVVNPDFPATDVVLVLGANDVVNPQAKNDSSSPLYGMPVLDVQEARTVFVIKRGMSAGYSGIKNDLFDLPNTSMVFGDAKKVLNDLIGELKDLGVGEK, encoded by the coding sequence ATGAATCTACCTGTAATTATTAAGTTCGTTATTGACCTTCTAGCAGTACTTTTACTGGCTTTGGGAATAAAAGGATTATCAAAAGTAAAATCAGCAAGGGACGCCAATAGATTAGCTGCATTTGCAATGTCGCTATCAGTAGTAGGATTACTTTCTTATTATCTAGGCACTTCTGGAATTGCTATTCAGTCTTGGATTTGGATAATAATTGGATCAATCATAGGTAGTTTTTTCGGAGCAATTCTTGCAAAAAAAGTACCTATGACCTCCATGCCTGAAACAGTGGCATTGTTCAATGGTTGTGGAGGAATGTCATCACTTTTGGTGGCCTTAGGAGTAGCTATTTTCCCTATTTCTAATAGTGTAAAAAATCTTGATTTTTTTAAGTCACTGATTAACGAAGTTTCAATATCTGTTTCTATATTTGTTGGTGCCATAACTTTCACAGGTTCAATTGTGGCGATGGCAAAGTTACAGGGTTGGTTGTCAACTCCAGGATGGACTCAGAGCAAAGTTAGACATTTTGTAAATATTGTTTTTGCAGTTGCTTCCTTGATAGCCTTTTTTGATTTGATAAACGGTAATACAAGTTCTATTTGGCTTTTAGTTATAGTTTCTTCTTTATTAGGTATTGGAGTTACTTTGCCAATTGGTGGAGCGGATATGCCAGTCGTTATATCTTTATTAAATAGCTATTCAGGGATTGCAGCAGCAGCAGCAGGCTTCGTTGTAGATAGTCAGCTTTTGATAGTAGCAGGGGCAATGGTTGGAGCGGCAGGTCTAATACTTACTCAAGTAATGTGCAAGGGTATGAATAGATCATTGGTCTCAGTTCTTTTTGGAGGTTCTTTATCTGCACAAAGTACAGCCTCTTCTGGTTCAGGAGAATATACAAATATAACTTCTTGCAGTGTTGAAGAATGTGCATTGACTTTAGAAGCAGCCAACAAGGTAATTATTGTTCCTGGTTATGGTCTGGCAGTAGCTCAAGCCCAACATACATTAAGGGAAGTGACAAAAAAACTAGAGCAAAATGGTATTGAAGTTGTTTACGCAATTCATCCTGTCGCAGGGAGGATGCCTGGACATATGAATGTACTTTTAGCAGAAGCAGATGTTCCTTACGAACAACTTAAAGAGATGGACGTTGTAAATCCTGATTTTCCAGCAACAGATGTTGTTTTAGTTTTAGGAGCAAATGATGTGGTTAATCCTCAAGCAAAAAATGATAGCTCTTCTCCTTTATATGGCATGCCAGTTCTTGATGTGCAGGAAGCAAGAACGGTATTTGTAATTAAGCGTGGTATGAGTGCAGGTTACTCCGGAATAAAAAATGATTTATTTGATCTGCCTAATACCTCAATGGTCTTTGGTGATGCAAAAAAGGTACTTAATGATTTGATAGGAGAATTAAAGGATCTTGGAGTTGGGGAGAAATAA
- a CDS encoding NAD(P) transhydrogenase subunit alpha has translation MSFISLLWVLLLGSLLGLELIGKVPPTLHTPLMSGANAISGITMLAALTLIVKAEGNVPLLIIGSVSLGFALFNVVGGFFVTDRMLAMFSRKPSNKK, from the coding sequence ATGTCTTTTATAAGTCTTCTTTGGGTTCTATTACTTGGTAGTTTATTAGGCCTGGAGTTAATTGGAAAAGTTCCTCCTACTCTTCACACACCTCTAATGAGTGGAGCAAATGCAATTTCGGGAATAACAATGCTTGCAGCCTTGACTTTAATTGTAAAAGCAGAAGGTAACGTACCACTTTTAATCATTGGTTCAGTTTCTCTTGGATTTGCTCTTTTTAACGTTGTAGGCGGTTTCTTTGTAACTGATCGAATGCTCGCGATGTTTAGTCGTAAACCATCAAATAAGAAGTAA
- a CDS encoding Re/Si-specific NAD(P)(+) transhydrogenase subunit alpha → MTKILIPSETSSGERRVSATPEAVKKLKSLGCDVYIESSAGKLSGFSDLSYEESGGTIINNLDQKIWGEADLIFCVQTPSEDNLTKLKKGAVLLGLLNPYGNKELLRIINSNKISALSLELLPRISRAQSSDVLSSQANIAGYKAVLLAASELDRYFPMLMTAAGTVQPAKVVVLGGGVAGLQAVATAKRLGAIVFVSDIRPAVKEQVESLGARFIELPEVEEKPGEAGGYAKAVTPEFLSKQKATLTKYLSEADVAICTAQVLGKKAPVLIDSPMIKKMRPGAVVIDLAVVQGGNCEGTKSNETIIKDGVKLIGAGELPSSVPYDASSLYAKNLTSLITPFIKDGLIKLDKEDELISGCLLSDEGVVLQNKVFEN, encoded by the coding sequence TTGACAAAGATACTTATTCCTTCTGAAACAAGCTCTGGTGAAAGGAGAGTTTCAGCTACACCAGAAGCGGTAAAGAAATTAAAAAGCCTTGGATGTGATGTTTATATTGAAAGTTCAGCAGGGAAATTATCAGGATTTAGTGACTTATCATACGAAGAATCTGGCGGAACAATAATAAACAACTTAGATCAAAAAATTTGGGGTGAAGCGGACTTAATATTTTGTGTTCAAACTCCATCAGAGGATAATTTAACTAAGTTAAAGAAAGGCGCTGTTCTTCTCGGTCTTCTTAACCCATATGGTAATAAGGAGCTTCTAAGGATTATAAATAGTAATAAGATTTCAGCTTTATCACTAGAGTTGCTTCCGAGGATTAGTAGAGCTCAATCTTCTGATGTTCTCTCTTCACAGGCCAATATTGCTGGATATAAAGCAGTCCTTTTGGCTGCAAGTGAGTTAGATAGATATTTCCCAATGCTTATGACTGCAGCTGGGACAGTCCAACCTGCCAAAGTAGTGGTTCTTGGTGGAGGCGTTGCAGGATTACAGGCAGTTGCGACAGCAAAAAGACTTGGAGCAATAGTATTTGTATCTGATATTAGACCTGCTGTTAAAGAACAAGTAGAGTCCCTCGGAGCAAGATTTATAGAACTTCCTGAAGTTGAGGAAAAGCCAGGAGAGGCAGGAGGTTATGCAAAAGCTGTAACACCCGAATTCCTCTCAAAACAGAAGGCAACTTTAACTAAATATTTATCTGAAGCTGATGTTGCTATATGTACTGCGCAAGTTCTAGGTAAAAAGGCCCCTGTTTTAATAGACTCACCCATGATTAAAAAAATGAGGCCTGGAGCAGTAGTTATTGATTTAGCAGTTGTTCAGGGAGGGAACTGCGAAGGAACAAAATCAAATGAAACTATTATCAAAGATGGGGTAAAACTTATAGGAGCGGGGGAATTACCCTCTTCAGTTCCTTATGATGCAAGTTCACTTTATGCTAAGAACTTAACATCTTTGATTACACCATTTATAAAAGATGGTCTAATTAAATTAGATAAAGAGGATGAACTCATTTCTGGATGTTTATTAAGCGATGAAGGAGTTGTTCTTCAAAATAAAGTTTTTGAAAATTGA
- the trxB gene encoding thioredoxin-disulfide reductase — protein sequence MENKEKISNIENVVIIGSGPAGYTAAIYAARANLQPLLVTGFNSGGIPGGQLMTTTFVENYPGFPDGVLGPELMDLMKAQAERWGTNLYESDVVSINTDSHPFELKTLEGTIKSNSIIIATGASANRLGVINEDKFWSKGISACAICDGATPQFRDEELAVIGGGDSACEEAAYLTKYGSKVHLIVRSEKLRASAAMVDRVKANPKIEIHWNTKVDKADGTEWLERIETIHSQEGKGEINIKGLFYAIGHTPNTKFLGNKIDLDNKGYIACKSGRPETSIEGIFAAGDVVDSEWRQGVTAAGTGCMAALATERWLAEKNLAKTIVRETPEPEKKLNSSDFNEEEVNEDTFDSNSEWQKGSYALRKLYHESKKPILVIFSSPSCGPCHVLKPQLKRVIKELDGAVLGVEIDIDKDQDIAIQAGINGTPTVQLFKEKLLKKQWQGVKQRSEFKEAIKNII from the coding sequence ATGGAAAATAAAGAGAAGATTTCAAACATAGAAAATGTAGTAATTATAGGTTCGGGACCTGCAGGTTACACCGCTGCAATATATGCCGCACGAGCAAATCTCCAACCATTACTTGTAACAGGATTTAATTCTGGTGGAATTCCTGGTGGGCAATTAATGACTACAACATTTGTTGAAAATTATCCAGGTTTCCCAGATGGAGTACTGGGTCCTGAATTGATGGATCTAATGAAGGCTCAAGCAGAAAGATGGGGCACTAATTTATATGAAAGTGATGTAGTCTCAATTAATACCGATTCACATCCCTTTGAATTAAAAACTTTAGAAGGAACTATAAAATCTAACTCAATTATTATTGCAACTGGAGCAAGTGCAAATAGATTAGGCGTAATTAATGAAGATAAATTTTGGAGTAAAGGAATAAGTGCTTGTGCAATATGTGATGGAGCCACCCCACAATTTAGAGATGAAGAATTAGCTGTTATTGGAGGGGGGGACTCTGCATGTGAAGAAGCAGCTTATCTCACAAAGTATGGAAGCAAAGTGCATTTGATTGTTCGATCAGAAAAATTGAGGGCTAGCGCAGCAATGGTTGATAGAGTAAAAGCTAATCCAAAGATAGAAATTCATTGGAACACAAAAGTTGATAAAGCGGATGGTACTGAATGGCTAGAGAGAATAGAAACTATTCACTCTCAAGAAGGTAAAGGGGAAATAAATATAAAAGGTCTTTTTTACGCGATAGGGCACACACCTAATACGAAATTCTTGGGAAACAAAATTGATTTAGATAATAAAGGCTATATTGCTTGCAAATCAGGAAGGCCAGAAACATCTATTGAAGGCATCTTCGCTGCAGGTGATGTTGTTGATTCTGAGTGGAGACAAGGAGTTACCGCTGCAGGAACTGGATGCATGGCAGCATTAGCTACTGAAAGATGGCTCGCCGAAAAAAACTTAGCAAAAACTATAGTCAGAGAAACACCAGAACCAGAAAAAAAGCTTAATTCATCAGATTTTAATGAAGAAGAAGTTAATGAAGACACTTTCGATTCAAATTCCGAATGGCAAAAAGGCAGTTATGCATTAAGGAAACTTTATCACGAGAGTAAAAAACCTATCTTAGTAATTTTTAGTTCCCCTAGCTGCGGTCCATGTCATGTTTTGAAACCTCAGTTAAAAAGGGTAATTAAAGAACTTGATGGTGCAGTTCTTGGTGTTGAAATAGATATTGATAAAGATCAAGATATTGCAATACAAGCTGGTATTAATGGCACGCCAACAGTTCAACTTTTTAAAGAAAAATTATTAAAAAAACAATGGCAAGGTGTTAAACAAAGAAGTGAGTTTAAAGAAGCGATAAAAAATATTATCTAA
- the infA gene encoding translation initiation factor IF-1 has product MIETSGVIEKEQGNGFYLVTLEQPEGHQCLCRAAGKLTKFRIKLLAGDKVLVEISPYDLSRGRITYRERNAGGARPTTNKNNPKRNNK; this is encoded by the coding sequence ATGATTGAAACTTCAGGTGTAATAGAAAAAGAGCAGGGGAATGGATTTTATTTGGTTACCTTAGAACAACCTGAAGGGCATCAATGTTTATGTAGAGCTGCAGGTAAATTGACTAAATTTAGAATTAAATTATTAGCTGGAGACAAAGTGTTAGTTGAGATAAGTCCTTATGATCTTTCTAGAGGGAGAATAACTTATAGAGAGAGGAATGCAGGCGGTGCTAGACCTACTACTAATAAAAATAATCCCAAGAGAAATAATAAATAA